The following is a genomic window from Parabacteroides johnsonii DSM 18315.
GCTGCCGTTGCGGATAAGAATGGAAATATCAAACGGTTGAATAACTACAACATCCGTTTTTCCATTGAAGGTGAAGGACGTTTGTTGGGTGGACCTGGCGTATTGGCAAATCCGGCTCCCGTAAAGTGGGGGACTGCACCTGTCCTGGTTCAGTCTACCTTGAAACCGGGTAAGATACGGATTACGGCGAGTGTCTTGTTCGAAGGTTCGCAAATGCCGGTAAGCGGTGAATTGGAATTCGAATCGAAACCATCTGCTTTCCCATTGGTCTATGATGCATCGGATGCCGCCCGCATCCCGCTTGGCAGTGTTTCGACCGGACAGAACGTCGCTTCCAAGACGGATGCCGAACGTGAAGTGGAGCGTCTGCGTAAGGAGTTAAATACCTTGAAACTGAAAGAGGTAGAACGGCAGCAGTCGGAGTTTGGCGAGAAAGAACAATGAAATTTCGTATATTTGCGAATCTAATGAAAGATAAGCGGATATGAGGAAAGGATTATTAGGATTAGGTGTTGTGCTGGCCCTGTCTGTCCTGGCAGGTTGCCAGCCGCAACAGGAGGAATGGCAATTGGTGTGGGAGGAGAACTTCGACCAGGCGGAGCATTTTGATGAGGCTTCGTGGAGTAAGATACCGCGTGGACGGTCGGACTGGAATAATTATATGTCGGACTTCGATTCCTGTTATGCCATGCGTGATGGTAATTTGGTTTTGCGTGGATTAGTCAACTATAGCTTGCCGGTCGATACGGCCCCTTTTATCACGGGGGGTGTTTATACGAAGGGCAAAGTCGGCTTTTCCGACGGGCGTCTGGATATCCGTGCCAAACTGTACGGTGCGACCGGCGCGTGGCCTGCTTTCTGGCTGTTGCCGGAAAATGAAGGTTGGCCGGATGGTGGTGAGATCGATATTATGGAACGTTTGAATAATGATACGATCGCCTATCAGACCGTTCATTCTGCTTATACCCATGTATTGGGGATCCAAGATAATCCGAAGCAGGGAGGAACCGGGACGATTAACCGCGACGACTATAATGTCTACAGCGTGGAAATGTATCGGGACAGTCTCGTCTTTTTTATCAACGATACCCGCACATTTGCTTATCCCCGTATCGAAACTGACAAGGAAGGACAGTTCCCGTTCACAGACAAAGAGTTTTATCTGCTGCTCGATATGCAGTTAGGCGGAAGCTGGGTAGGAGCGGTCAACTCATCCGATCTGCCTGTCGAGATGGAGATCGATTGGGTGCGTTTCTATCGGAAAAAGAAATAAAGGCTATTCGGACAAATCTGACAACATAGAAGTAATTGCTTTTTTCAGAGGTTGGAGTTCATGGCTTAATATCCACCAGATGACGTCAATATCAATTTCAAAATAGTGATGGGCAACAATATCCCGCAAGCCTTTGATTCGTTTCCAGGGAATTTCGGGATGAGTTGGTAATAGCTTGTTGTTTGTCATTTTGTCCAATCCTTTAAGGCTTTCTCCTATAGCAATGAATTGCATACAAATGGCATCGAGCATGGCCATGCCGAATGGTGTTTTTAGAAAATCATCGGCAGAGTGAAATGAACTGGCCCTCTCTTCTATTTTCAAGATGGCATTTTCTATTTGCTGCAGACTGTTTCTGGCCAATTCTTTATCATAATACATATATCCCGTCTTTATCAATTTGTTCTTTTAGGAATGGATTCATATTTCTATGAAGACGGATAATATCGACAGGACAACCCAATAGCCGTTCTAAAAACTCTTTTAAGTCCAATATTAAAAAAGGATTGGGAGTTTCAGTTTCAATACATACGTCAATGTCACTGTCTTTATGCTGCTGATTTCTGGCAACGGAACCGAATATTTTTAAGGAACGGACACCGAAATCCTGCACCAATTTCTGGCTACAAGATCTTATCAATTCAATATATTCTGTTGTTGTCTTCATACCTTAGAGTATTTCCGTGTGAAACAAAAGTATAAAATTGATTGGTACAGACAAAACTTTTAGCTTATAATCTGTATGAATAGTATATTTTACTGTTAAACATACTATCTTTGGCGCTTGTTATTAAGTTAAATAGTTACAGTTATGTTGGATGTACAATCTATCCGGAAGGATTTCCCGATCCTGGATCATAAGATATACGATAAGCCGCTTATTTATTTCGATAATGGGGCGACTACCCAGAAGCCGCGCCCGGTAGTGGAAAAGATCGAGAGTGGCTATTATAATGTGAATGCCAATATTCATCGTGGCGTTCATTTTCTGAGCCAGGCAGCGACGGAAGCGCATGAGGATGCACGCAAGACCGTGCAGCAATTCCTGAATGCCCGCTCTGCCAACGAGATTGTTTTCACGCGTGGGACGACAGAGGCGATCAACCTGATTGCTTCCAGCTTTACCGACGAATGTATGTCGGCCGGCGACGAAGTGATCGTTTCGGTGATGGAGCATCATTCCAATATCGTTCCTTGGCAGATACAGGCTGCCCGTAAAGGGATCACGTTGAAAGTAATTCCGATGAATGAAAAAGGCGAGTTGTGCATGGACACGTTCCGCAATCTTTTTTCGGAACGGACAAAACTTGTCTCGGTTACACATGTGTCGAATGTGCTCGGTACGATCAATCCGGTAAAGGAGATCGTTGAAGAAGCCCATAATCATGAGGTTCCGGTACTGATCGACGGAGCACAAGCCGTTCCCCATCTGAAAGTGGATGTGCAGGAGTTGGATGCCGAGTTTTATGTCTTCTCCGGGCATAAGGTCTACGGTCCTACCGGTATAGGAGTCCTGTATGGCAAAGAAGAATGGTTGGACAAATTGCCGCCGTATCAGGGAGGAGGGGAAATGATCGCTTCCGTTTCTTTCGAAAAGACGACTTTCAACGAATTGCCTTTCAAGTTCGAGGCCGGAACGCCTGATTATATAGGCAGTACGGCTTTGGCGGAAGCCTTGCGCTATGTTGGTCGTTTGGGAATGGATACTATTGCGGCATATGAAGATGAGCTACTTCGTTATGCGACCGATAAACTGAATGCGATCGACGGTATGCGTATTTTCGGACAGGCGGCACATAAAGGGGCGGTACTCTCTTTCCTGGTAGGTAATATCCATCACTATGATATGGGGATGTTGCTGGATCGTTTGGGGATTGCGGTCCGTACCGGACATCATTGCGCCCAGCCGTTGATGCAGGATTTGGGAATCGAGGGGACGGTTCGCGCCTCTTTCTCGTTTTATAACACAAAAGAAGAAATAGACATCTTTGCCGCCGGTATTGAACGGGTACGGAAGATGTTCTGAATATAGTAAGATGGAGTAATTGTGATGTTGTATTACCTGAAGAAATATCCGATCTCGCTGACGATTATCGTAGTGGTGATCTATCTCTCTTTCTTTAAACCGCCTTCTCTGGAAGTCGGAAAAATCGTGGGGATAGACAAAGTGGCTCATATCTGTATGTATGCCGGCTTGTCCGGTATGCTGTGGATCGAATTTCTGCGCAACCATCGCAAATATGACGATGTGTTGTGGCATGCCTGGATCGGAGCGGTCTTGTGTCCGGTCTTGA
Proteins encoded in this region:
- a CDS encoding aminotransferase class V-fold PLP-dependent enzyme → MLDVQSIRKDFPILDHKIYDKPLIYFDNGATTQKPRPVVEKIESGYYNVNANIHRGVHFLSQAATEAHEDARKTVQQFLNARSANEIVFTRGTTEAINLIASSFTDECMSAGDEVIVSVMEHHSNIVPWQIQAARKGITLKVIPMNEKGELCMDTFRNLFSERTKLVSVTHVSNVLGTINPVKEIVEEAHNHEVPVLIDGAQAVPHLKVDVQELDAEFYVFSGHKVYGPTGIGVLYGKEEWLDKLPPYQGGGEMIASVSFEKTTFNELPFKFEAGTPDYIGSTALAEALRYVGRLGMDTIAAYEDELLRYATDKLNAIDGMRIFGQAAHKGAVLSFLVGNIHHYDMGMLLDRLGIAVRTGHHCAQPLMQDLGIEGTVRASFSFYNTKEEIDIFAAGIERVRKMF
- a CDS encoding HepT-like ribonuclease domain-containing protein, with the translated sequence MYYDKELARNSLQQIENAILKIEERASSFHSADDFLKTPFGMAMLDAICMQFIAIGESLKGLDKMTNNKLLPTHPEIPWKRIKGLRDIVAHHYFEIDIDVIWWILSHELQPLKKAITSMLSDLSE
- a CDS encoding nucleotidyltransferase family protein, giving the protein MKTTTEYIELIRSCSQKLVQDFGVRSLKIFGSVARNQQHKDSDIDVCIETETPNPFLILDLKEFLERLLGCPVDIIRLHRNMNPFLKEQIDKDGIYVL
- a CDS encoding VanZ family protein → MLYYLKKYPISLTIIVVVIYLSFFKPPSLEVGKIVGIDKVAHICMYAGLSGMLWIEFLRNHRKYDDVLWHAWIGAVLCPVLMSGAIELLQEYCTTYRGGDWFDFLANICGVTLATLFSYFLLRPWMMKRKTGIH
- a CDS encoding glycoside hydrolase family 16 protein produces the protein MRKGLLGLGVVLALSVLAGCQPQQEEWQLVWEENFDQAEHFDEASWSKIPRGRSDWNNYMSDFDSCYAMRDGNLVLRGLVNYSLPVDTAPFITGGVYTKGKVGFSDGRLDIRAKLYGATGAWPAFWLLPENEGWPDGGEIDIMERLNNDTIAYQTVHSAYTHVLGIQDNPKQGGTGTINRDDYNVYSVEMYRDSLVFFINDTRTFAYPRIETDKEGQFPFTDKEFYLLLDMQLGGSWVGAVNSSDLPVEMEIDWVRFYRKKK